One bacterium genomic region harbors:
- the rfbB gene encoding dTDP-glucose 4,6-dehydratase has translation MRVLVTGGAGFIGSHYTDLRLKKYPRDWVVVLDKLTYAGNPANLKDAKKNTRFKFVKGDICDAKLVDRVVKAHRIDCIVNFAAETHVDRSILSPEDFARTDVLGTQTLLEAVRKYKVKRFLQISTDEVYGSIEKGGFRESDPLQPSSPYSASKAGGDLQVLAYRHTYGLPVIITRSSNNFGPRQYPEKLIPLFVTNAIEGKPLPLYGDGLNMRDWIYVEDNCLGLDHVLEKGNPGEIYNIGAGNTRTNREITRLILKLLNKPQALIKKVPDRPGHDRRYALNMKKTRTLGWNTQWSFREAMAHTVQWYLTNQTWWEPLKSGDYLKYYEKQYMGRQRTKK, from the coding sequence ATGCGCGTATTGGTGACCGGGGGTGCGGGATTTATTGGTTCTCATTATACCGACCTCCGTTTGAAAAAATATCCCCGGGATTGGGTGGTGGTACTTGACAAGTTGACCTATGCCGGCAATCCCGCCAATCTGAAGGATGCGAAAAAAAATACACGTTTTAAATTTGTAAAAGGCGATATCTGCGATGCTAAGCTGGTTGATCGGGTGGTAAAGGCCCATCGGATTGATTGCATTGTCAATTTTGCGGCCGAGACCCATGTGGACCGGTCCATTCTTTCGCCGGAAGATTTTGCGCGCACCGATGTTTTGGGTACGCAAACGCTTTTGGAAGCTGTGCGTAAATACAAAGTAAAGCGGTTTTTACAGATCTCGACTGATGAGGTTTACGGTTCAATCGAAAAGGGCGGGTTTCGCGAGAGCGATCCATTGCAGCCATCCAGTCCGTATTCGGCATCCAAAGCAGGCGGGGATTTGCAGGTGCTGGCCTACCGGCATACCTATGGTCTGCCGGTAATCATTACACGTTCCTCAAATAATTTTGGTCCGCGGCAGTATCCGGAGAAATTGATCCCGCTTTTTGTCACCAATGCGATTGAGGGCAAACCGCTTCCGCTTTACGGCGACGGGCTGAATATGCGGGATTGGATTTATGTGGAGGACAATTGTCTGGGTTTGGATCATGTTTTGGAAAAAGGCAACCCAGGTGAAATTTATAATATCGGCGCGGGAAATACGCGTACCAATCGGGAAATTACCCGATTGATCTTAAAGTTGTTGAACAAACCCCAGGCCCTTATCAAAAAAGTTCCGGATCGTCCGGGGCATGACCGGCGCTATGCATTGAATATGAAAAAAACCCGTACCTTGGGCTGGAATACGCAGTGGTCGTTTCGTGAGGCCATGGCGCATACCGTGCAATGGTATTTGACAAATCAGACCTGGTGGGAACCGCTGAAATCAGGAGATTATTTAAAATACTATGAGAAACAATATATGGGCCGTCAGCGTACGAAAAAATAG
- a CDS encoding flippase-like domain-containing protein yields the protein MNSEKLGKQGSSLGKYFKIAIGIVISLVFVGLALHNIDFGKLLNTFVNINLFWVALAGILIFVTYFLRVLIWRQLLHQYPTNMWNLFRIMTLGYFANNLLPLRLGEVVRIWLLGKKENLPAGISVATVVIERGVDLFSLLFYFVLMMFFIPFEGWLKLSGLILAGFGLVFALVLVLNHRFGGHLIEWIEKPLERLPGGVGVWIHKQFGKFLGGLKLLDSFPQLMRVLVLGLIIWLTWITVVYFCFLALGLNLSFLAAIFLIVVLNFGLMIPSSPGGLGVFEFMVILALKPFGVEKEVALGVGFTFHMLQYILTFIVGWIFAVQMNVSMLKVSRESTQREGMQ from the coding sequence ATGAATTCAGAAAAATTAGGTAAGCAAGGTTCTTCTTTGGGAAAGTATTTCAAGATTGCGATTGGGATTGTCATTAGTCTCGTGTTTGTGGGATTGGCATTGCATAATATTGATTTCGGGAAGCTGCTCAATACTTTTGTCAATATTAATTTATTCTGGGTGGCGTTGGCCGGGATCCTGATTTTTGTCACTTATTTTTTGAGGGTTTTAATTTGGCGCCAGTTGCTCCATCAATATCCCACCAACATGTGGAACTTGTTTCGCATTATGACCTTAGGGTATTTTGCCAACAATCTTCTCCCCTTGCGTCTCGGGGAGGTAGTCCGTATCTGGCTGTTGGGAAAGAAAGAAAATTTACCGGCCGGGATATCTGTGGCCACGGTTGTGATTGAGCGTGGTGTGGACCTTTTTTCTCTATTATTTTATTTCGTGCTTATGATGTTTTTTATACCCTTTGAAGGTTGGCTTAAATTATCCGGGTTGATTTTGGCGGGTTTTGGATTGGTTTTTGCTTTGGTTCTGGTTTTGAATCACCGTTTCGGCGGGCATCTGATTGAGTGGATTGAAAAACCCCTGGAACGTCTGCCCGGCGGGGTCGGTGTTTGGATCCACAAGCAATTCGGGAAATTTTTAGGCGGACTGAAACTTCTGGATAGCTTCCCGCAATTGATGAGGGTTTTAGTGCTCGGACTTATCATATGGCTGACCTGGATTACGGTGGTTTATTTTTGTTTCCTGGCCTTGGGGCTGAATCTCTCTTTTCTGGCGGCGATTTTTTTAATTGTGGTTCTTAATTTTGGACTCATGATACCTTCTTCTCCCGGCGGGTTGGGGGTGTTTGAATTTATGGTGATTCTTGCACTCAAGCCTTTTGGTGTGGAGAAAGAAGTTGCTTTGGGCGTGGGATTCACGTTTCATATGTTACAGTATATTTTAACGTTTATTGTCGGTTGGATATTTGCCGTACAGATGAATGTTTCCATGTTGAAGGTTTCCCGAGAATCAACCCAAAGGGAAGGAATGCAATGA
- a CDS encoding NTP transferase domain-containing protein: MKKVKGVILAGGLGTRLQPLTDITNKHLLPVYDRPMIFHPIEKMVEAGIDEIMLVTGGNNAGDFLRLLGDGRRFGVKRLQYTYQRGEGGIAEALGMAEEFSEGHPIMVFLGDNVVSGSLKPYVTQYSRQAWGSMILLKEVDNLSAYGVPQFKGDKIVKIIEKPKKAPSPYAVIGIYFYDRSVFKIIKTLKPSGRGELEITDVNNAYIRRKQMACGVLKGHWADAGESIDSWFEANLMARNEKKNKR, encoded by the coding sequence GTGAAAAAAGTAAAAGGTGTTATTTTGGCCGGTGGACTGGGTACGCGGCTTCAACCTTTGACAGATATTACCAATAAGCATCTTTTGCCGGTTTATGACCGGCCAATGATTTTCCATCCCATCGAAAAAATGGTCGAAGCGGGCATCGATGAGATCATGCTGGTTACCGGCGGCAATAATGCCGGTGATTTTCTTCGCTTGCTGGGTGACGGCCGTCGTTTCGGTGTGAAAAGGCTTCAGTATACCTATCAAAGAGGCGAAGGGGGTATTGCCGAGGCATTGGGCATGGCAGAGGAATTTTCCGAGGGCCATCCCATCATGGTTTTTTTGGGAGACAATGTGGTTTCGGGATCATTGAAGCCCTATGTAACGCAATATTCCCGGCAAGCTTGGGGCAGTATGATTTTGCTTAAGGAAGTGGACAATCTTTCCGCCTACGGTGTCCCGCAGTTCAAAGGCGATAAGATTGTGAAGATTATTGAAAAACCTAAAAAGGCACCCTCGCCCTATGCGGTGATCGGAATTTATTTTTATGATAGAAGTGTTTTTAAAATTATTAAGACGCTTAAACCTTCCGGTCGTGGTGAGCTTGAGATTACAGACGTGAACAATGCCTATATCCGGCGCAAGCAGATGGCCTGTGGTGTGCTCAAAGGGCATTGGGCGGATGCCGGGGAGTCAATCGATTCCTGGTTCGAAGCAAATCTGATGGCCCGTAACGAGAAAAAAAATAAAAGGTAG
- the gmd gene encoding GDP-mannose 4,6-dehydratase has translation MTKKTVKKTKRRALITGVTGQDGSYLAELLLSKGYSVCGAVRRNSTENFERIEHLKNKITLVEVDLLDQMSILTALKKFKPHEVYNLAAQSFVPTSWDQPLLTGEFTALGVTRMLEGIRAVDPKIRFYQASSSEMFGKVQEVPQTEATPFYPRSPYGVAKVYGHFITVNYRESYNLFAVSGILFNHESPRRGKEFVTRKVTDAVARIKLGVQSTLQMGKLDAKRDWGFAGDYVRAMWMMLQQKQPKDYVVATGETHTVKEMLTIAFKHVGLDWKKYVRINSKFIRPAEVDLLLGSPKKARKELKWKPEVSFEQMIKLMVDADLERVRAEIKYKKEHPVVL, from the coding sequence ATGACAAAAAAAACAGTTAAGAAAACCAAGCGGCGCGCACTGATTACCGGCGTCACAGGACAGGATGGGAGCTATCTGGCTGAGCTTTTGCTTTCCAAGGGATATTCTGTTTGCGGGGCCGTGCGCCGCAATTCAACTGAAAATTTTGAGCGTATCGAGCATCTGAAGAATAAGATTACGCTGGTTGAGGTGGATTTGCTCGATCAGATGTCCATTCTCACGGCGTTGAAGAAGTTCAAACCGCATGAAGTCTATAATTTGGCAGCCCAGTCGTTTGTGCCCACGTCATGGGACCAGCCGCTTTTAACCGGCGAGTTTACAGCTTTGGGCGTGACCCGCATGCTGGAAGGTATCCGCGCGGTGGACCCGAAAATACGCTTTTATCAGGCCAGTTCCTCGGAAATGTTCGGCAAGGTTCAGGAAGTTCCTCAGACAGAGGCAACGCCCTTTTACCCGCGCAGTCCCTATGGTGTGGCCAAGGTGTACGGTCATTTTATTACCGTCAACTACCGGGAAAGTTATAACCTCTTTGCGGTTTCCGGTATTTTGTTCAACCATGAATCCCCCCGGCGGGGTAAGGAATTTGTGACCCGCAAGGTTACGGATGCTGTGGCGCGCATCAAGCTGGGTGTGCAAAGCACTTTGCAGATGGGAAAACTGGATGCCAAGCGCGACTGGGGTTTTGCCGGCGACTATGTGCGTGCCATGTGGATGATGCTCCAGCAAAAACAGCCCAAAGATTATGTGGTGGCTACCGGAGAGACACACACTGTGAAGGAAATGTTGACTATTGCATTCAAGCATGTGGGGCTGGATTGGAAGAAATATGTGCGTATTAATTCAAAATTTATCCGTCCGGCGGAAGTCGATCTGCTTTTGGGAAGTCCCAAAAAAGCCCGGAAAGAGCTCAAATGGAAGCCGGAAGTCAGCTTTGAGCAGATGATTAAGCTGATGGTGGATGCTGATCTGGAACGCGTCCGTGCTGAGATTAAGTATAAAAAAGAGCACCCCGTGGTGCTGTAG
- the rfbD gene encoding dTDP-4-dehydrorhamnose reductase — translation MKIVVMGAEGQVGTFLLRKLSARHEVIGTALQGMDGLQQVDICDLNAVEQHLKEVRPDYVILTAAMTHVDRCEELPEAAERINVKGTENVANVCKAMNAGMAYFSTDYVFDGVEGPYAEEDKPYPLSVYGKTKLQGEMIVRNTVANHLIIRPMFIFSYLPGSMNFFMQISQRLDKGEPITVPDDQLGNPIEAGNLAAALGELIERQCTGIYHLAGLSRVSKAAWARQIVSGLGQDPNCVRMVATSELGQRAPRPLNSGLKTEKAQQVLRENPLWNLGQALIYACTQRREMFE, via the coding sequence ATGAAAATTGTTGTTATGGGTGCAGAGGGTCAGGTGGGAACGTTTTTACTCCGCAAACTTTCAGCGCGGCATGAGGTTATTGGGACGGCTTTGCAAGGCATGGATGGTTTGCAGCAAGTGGATATATGTGATCTCAATGCAGTTGAACAGCACTTAAAAGAGGTCCGGCCGGACTATGTTATTTTGACCGCAGCAATGACTCACGTGGATCGCTGTGAAGAACTCCCTGAGGCAGCTGAGCGGATTAATGTGAAGGGCACGGAAAACGTGGCCAATGTCTGCAAAGCAATGAATGCCGGCATGGCTTATTTTTCCACGGATTATGTTTTTGATGGTGTGGAGGGGCCATACGCTGAGGAGGATAAACCCTATCCGCTCTCGGTCTATGGTAAGACAAAATTGCAAGGCGAGATGATTGTGCGAAATACGGTTGCTAATCATTTGATTATCCGGCCTATGTTTATTTTTTCTTATTTACCCGGTTCTATGAATTTTTTTATGCAAATCAGCCAACGGTTGGACAAAGGCGAACCCATTACAGTGCCGGATGATCAGCTGGGCAATCCGATTGAGGCGGGGAATTTGGCCGCCGCTTTGGGAGAGTTGATTGAGCGTCAATGCACAGGGATTTATCATTTGGCGGGTCTGTCCCGGGTGAGCAAGGCAGCTTGGGCCAGGCAGATTGTTTCGGGGCTGGGACAGGACCCTAATTGTGTGCGCATGGTAGCTACCTCGGAATTGGGACAGCGTGCTCCCAGGCCGCTTAATAGCGGTCTCAAGACGGAAAAGGCGCAGCAAGTTCTTCGGGAAAATCCACTCTGGAATTTGGGGCAGGCACTGATTTACGCATGCACACAACGAAGGGAAATGTTTGAATAA
- a CDS encoding GDP-mannose 4,6-dehydratase, protein MRILITGMEGFVGSHLAEYALAKKAEVHGTALPGAGLDNLQAAKAAKVHRADITDAKAVARLVAKVRPRWIFHLAGQSSPSHSRQAPDQTLQVNVLGNLHVLEAARRLDKHTRVLVVGSADEYGSINPPVMTIRETHPLNPETPYAVSKVCQDLMGRAYFKNYGLQVIRTRPFNHIGPRQARGFVAADFSYQIAMIEKGRQASMQVGNTEVIRDFSDVRDIVAGYWSLLESGKPGEVYNLGSGKGITVSRLLEILIALSSLKIKVNVQQSKIRNEKKRKVGSIAKVARETGWKPKMKLRKTLENTLDYWRGQVK, encoded by the coding sequence ATGAGAATATTGATCACAGGCATGGAGGGATTTGTGGGCAGCCATTTGGCTGAATATGCCTTGGCTAAAAAAGCCGAGGTCCACGGTACGGCACTGCCGGGGGCGGGATTGGATAACCTGCAGGCTGCAAAAGCCGCCAAGGTCCATCGCGCGGATATTACGGATGCCAAGGCAGTTGCGCGGCTGGTGGCAAAAGTGCGCCCGCGCTGGATTTTTCATTTGGCCGGTCAGAGCAGTCCCAGTCATTCGCGCCAGGCACCGGATCAGACCCTTCAGGTGAATGTGCTCGGCAATCTTCATGTACTTGAAGCCGCACGTCGGTTGGATAAACACACCCGGGTTTTAGTGGTGGGCAGTGCGGATGAATATGGCAGTATTAACCCTCCGGTTATGACCATCAGGGAAACCCATCCCTTGAATCCTGAGACACCCTATGCGGTTTCCAAAGTCTGTCAGGACCTGATGGGACGGGCATATTTTAAAAATTATGGACTTCAAGTCATCCGTACCCGGCCATTCAATCATATCGGACCCAGGCAAGCCAGGGGGTTTGTGGCAGCTGATTTTTCTTACCAGATTGCCATGATTGAGAAGGGCCGGCAAGCAAGTATGCAAGTGGGGAATACTGAGGTTATCCGGGATTTTTCGGATGTGCGGGATATTGTTGCCGGCTATTGGTCGTTGCTCGAATCAGGCAAGCCAGGCGAGGTTTACAATCTGGGAAGCGGAAAAGGCATTACCGTGAGCCGGTTGCTGGAGATCTTGATCGCGCTCTCGTCTTTAAAGATTAAGGTGAATGTCCAGCAGAGCAAAATCCGCAATGAAAAAAAGCGTAAAGTTGGATCAATTGCGAAAGTTGCCAGGGAGACCGGCTGGAAACCAAAAATGAAATTACGAAAAACCCTTGAAAACACATTGGATTATTGGCGCGGACAGGTAAAGTGA
- a CDS encoding GDP-L-fucose synthase, protein MEYLNGKRVIVTGGAGFLGSHLLKELSNYNCEQIVVPKIEDFDLTKAEDIKRMYEQVKPHTVIHLAAVVGGIGANLENPGKYFYDNLMMGVQLMEMARQYQVEKFTAIGTICAYPKFTPVPFKEDDLWIGYPEETNAPYGLAKKMLLVQSQAYRQQYGFNSIFLLPVNLYGPRDNFDPKSSHVIPALIKKCVEAKEKGEKEIVVWGDGSPTREFLYAGDAARGIVLATQKYDGDQPVNLGSGREISIKDLVTLIARLTGFEGKIVWDKDKPNGQPRRCLDTSRAKALFDFESKTEFEQGLKETIAWYLKNR, encoded by the coding sequence ATGGAGTATTTAAATGGAAAACGAGTGATTGTCACTGGTGGTGCGGGATTTTTAGGCTCTCATCTTCTAAAAGAGCTTTCTAATTACAATTGCGAACAAATAGTTGTTCCGAAAATAGAGGATTTTGATCTTACCAAAGCAGAAGACATTAAGCGGATGTATGAACAGGTCAAACCGCATACTGTGATCCATTTGGCCGCGGTTGTGGGCGGTATTGGGGCAAATCTGGAAAATCCGGGAAAATATTTCTATGATAACCTCATGATGGGTGTCCAATTGATGGAAATGGCACGGCAGTATCAGGTCGAAAAGTTTACCGCAATCGGTACCATTTGTGCGTATCCCAAATTTACACCGGTTCCTTTCAAAGAAGATGATCTTTGGATTGGCTATCCGGAAGAAACCAATGCACCTTATGGATTGGCCAAGAAAATGCTTTTGGTCCAGTCGCAGGCCTATCGGCAGCAGTATGGATTTAACAGTATTTTCTTATTACCGGTTAACCTGTACGGTCCCAGGGATAATTTTGATCCAAAATCATCTCATGTTATTCCTGCGTTGATTAAAAAGTGTGTTGAGGCCAAGGAAAAAGGCGAAAAGGAAATTGTTGTCTGGGGAGATGGTTCGCCGACACGCGAGTTTCTTTATGCCGGGGATGCAGCACGGGGAATTGTGCTGGCAACCCAGAAGTACGATGGTGATCAGCCGGTCAATTTGGGGTCGGGCAGAGAGATCTCCATTAAAGATCTGGTAACCCTGATCGCCCGTTTGACGGGATTTGAAGGAAAGATTGTCTGGGACAAAGACAAACCAAACGGCCAGCCGCGGCGTTGTTTGGATACGAGTCGGGCCAAAGCGCTATTTGATTTTGAGTCTAAGACGGAATTTGAGCAGGGGTTGAAAGAGACCATTGCGTGGTATTTGAAAAATCGCTGA
- the rfbF gene encoding glucose-1-phosphate cytidylyltransferase: MKTIILCGGTGTRLREETEYKPKPLVEIGGMPILWHIMKHYARYGMTDFALALGYKGSMIKEYFMNFDWMSNDFTLDLKAKQEKIIHFDHPPEDWRVTFADTGLKIPTGGRIKRMEKYIQEDTFLVTYGDGVSDVDIGALVSFHKHHGKIATLTGVHPSSPFGVLESEDGLVSSFKEKPFLAGLINGGFFVFDKRIFDYLEDDTVLEEAPLRQLAEEKQLAVYQHEGFWACMDTFKDVERLNTMWEKGNSPWKTWQG, translated from the coding sequence ATGAAAACCATTATTTTATGCGGTGGAACCGGTACGCGGCTGCGTGAGGAGACGGAATACAAGCCCAAACCGCTGGTCGAGATTGGCGGTATGCCGATTCTTTGGCATATCATGAAGCACTATGCCCGCTATGGCATGACTGATTTTGCACTGGCATTGGGGTACAAGGGCAGCATGATCAAAGAGTATTTTATGAATTTTGATTGGATGAGCAATGATTTCACTCTGGATTTAAAGGCCAAGCAGGAAAAAATCATCCATTTTGATCATCCCCCCGAAGACTGGCGTGTCACCTTTGCTGATACAGGTCTGAAAATACCGACCGGAGGGCGTATCAAGCGGATGGAAAAATATATTCAAGAGGACACATTTTTAGTCACCTATGGTGACGGTGTTTCGGATGTGGATATTGGTGCCTTGGTCTCATTTCATAAACACCATGGTAAAATTGCGACGCTGACCGGGGTCCATCCCTCTTCGCCATTTGGCGTACTCGAGTCTGAAGATGGATTGGTGAGCTCTTTTAAGGAAAAACCTTTTTTGGCAGGCCTGATCAATGGCGGATTCTTTGTTTTTGATAAACGTATTTTTGATTATCTTGAGGATGATACCGTGCTGGAAGAAGCGCCTTTGCGCCAATTGGCTGAAGAAAAACAGTTGGCGGTTTATCAGCATGAAGGATTTTGGGCATGCATGGATACATTCAAAGATGTTGAACGGCTCAATACAATGTGGGAAAAAGGGAATAGTCCCTGGAAAACCTGGCAGGGTTAA
- a CDS encoding O-antigen ligase family protein, which yields MEHIIFLGILCVAVLSYWYKPYLGLIVLVASLVFFREGWHPDMAGAWTLYRMDIFNLHLTELIVICFFSISLINKKILGKGKFYLPPFTGGIILFLVLVVFSAFRGYMGGATLKSAFGYGEWRSFFFAMLMILLVPNILTTRKRILRFLNWIYILAFLRACQGVLLYLMGKGPIHATLKSQVVFWDSAENMLFAVLSVLAVAEFFSRRPVLLQTWVKLIACLPMMFSVIFSLRRNAWVQFGISLVLVFFTFQLRQKIKFFIAMFLILAGMFFWVFSGLGGEKAESVRGRLASFVSTRTDTNYFHLYDMYDAFLAIKEKPLFGGGFGHGFRRVKTSRFGGQGINPNIVHNTYLHLWLKMGLLGLAAFLLFWFMLITYGYHGSRMIREVQDKVIVKCLVANIFGILAVIIWGTDMVANTRVPFLFYTLFGILPSMIIVHRKINSDSLQGSRK from the coding sequence ATGGAACATATTATATTTCTCGGCATTTTGTGTGTTGCCGTATTGAGTTATTGGTACAAACCCTATTTGGGATTAATTGTTTTAGTCGCAAGCCTGGTTTTTTTTCGTGAAGGTTGGCATCCGGATATGGCTGGGGCCTGGACACTCTACCGCATGGATATTTTTAATCTGCATTTGACCGAGCTGATCGTTATCTGTTTTTTTAGTATTTCTCTGATCAATAAAAAAATTCTGGGGAAGGGGAAATTTTATTTACCACCGTTTACGGGCGGGATTATTCTGTTTTTAGTTTTAGTTGTGTTTTCCGCTTTTCGCGGGTATATGGGCGGTGCGACACTCAAATCGGCTTTCGGCTATGGCGAGTGGCGGTCTTTTTTTTTCGCCATGCTGATGATTTTATTGGTTCCCAATATTTTGACAACACGAAAAAGGATTCTGAGATTTCTTAATTGGATTTATATTTTAGCTTTTCTACGAGCCTGCCAGGGTGTGTTGCTGTATTTGATGGGGAAAGGGCCGATACATGCTACGTTGAAGTCCCAAGTGGTTTTTTGGGATTCGGCGGAAAACATGTTGTTTGCGGTTTTAAGTGTTTTGGCTGTTGCTGAATTTTTTTCCCGCCGTCCGGTTTTATTACAGACCTGGGTAAAATTAATTGCCTGTCTACCGATGATGTTTAGTGTGATTTTTTCTTTGCGCAGGAATGCATGGGTACAGTTTGGCATTTCGCTGGTCCTTGTTTTTTTTACTTTTCAACTCAGACAAAAAATAAAATTTTTTATTGCCATGTTCTTAATTTTGGCAGGAATGTTCTTTTGGGTGTTTAGCGGTTTAGGAGGTGAGAAGGCGGAAAGTGTTCGCGGGCGCCTGGCATCATTTGTCAGTACCCGTACTGATACTAATTATTTTCATCTGTATGATATGTATGATGCTTTTTTAGCTATCAAAGAAAAACCTTTATTCGGCGGTGGTTTTGGTCATGGGTTTAGGCGGGTTAAAACCAGTCGCTTTGGCGGTCAGGGCATTAATCCTAATATTGTTCATAATACCTATTTACATCTGTGGCTTAAAATGGGGCTGTTGGGATTGGCGGCATTTTTGCTTTTTTGGTTCATGCTGATAACTTATGGATATCATGGAAGCCGGATGATTCGTGAAGTTCAGGATAAAGTAATTGTGAAGTGCTTGGTGGCAAATATTTTTGGTATTTTGGCGGTTATCATATGGGGGACGGATATGGTGGCAAATACACGTGTGCCGTTTCTTTTTTATACCCTTTTTGGGATTCTACCGTCCATGATTATTGTTCATCGTAAAATAAACAGCGACTCTTTACAAGGCTCTCGAAAGTGA